Genomic segment of Candidatus Schekmanbacteria bacterium:
GCAATATAGAGAATTTCAACATCAAAGCCAAAGCGGAAGATTGTTAATCGTTTGAATATCTCCTTGGCGCAATCTTTGCGAAATGCCTTAAAACCGCATTGTGAATCTGAGATTCCCGGAAGGACCAATGTCTGTACAAGGAGGGAGTATATTTTCCCTGAAATTCTTCTTAAGAGAGGAGGAGGGTTTATAATCCTTGATTCTTTCATATTTCGGTTGCCAATTATTATTTGCCTTTGTGAATCTTTGAATTCTTCGAGAGCTCTTGTTATATTTTCCGGGCCATAAGAAAGGTCAGCATCTAAAAAGATGATTATATCCTTTGTTGCATTTTCCACACCTTTTTTAACAGCCATTCCTTTCCCACAATTTTTATCAAGATTAATGAGGGACATATTTCCGATGTGGTTTTTAATAAAGTCTTTTACCAGCTTTTCTGTCCCGTCTGTGCTTCCATCATTGACGATGATAATTTCATATTCTTTAGGAAAATTGGAAAAGAAATGTGAAAGGCTTTCAAGGGCAGATGAAATCCTTTCAACTTCATTGTAAGCAGGTATGATGACAGATACAGAATGCATATTAACACCATTTTATATGAGAAGAAAAC
This window contains:
- a CDS encoding glycosyltransferase family 2 protein; this translates as MHSVSVIIPAYNEVERISSALESLSHFFSNFPKEYEIIIVNDGSTDGTEKLVKDFIKNHIGNMSLINLDKNCGKGMAVKKGVENATKDIIIFLDADLSYGPENITRALEEFKDSQRQIIIGNRNMKESRIINPPPLLRRISGKIYSLLVQTLVLPGISDSQCGFKAFRKDCAKEIFKRLTIFRFGFDVEILYIAMKLGYNIKKMPVVCTNAQDSRVHLFSDSFRMFTDLFTIRANDKKGLYR